ATCCGGCTGGTGATCCGTACCTTCCGCGACAAGCTGCCGCAGATTTTCCCTGGTCGCCAGGAGGTCCCCAAGACGCTGATCTTCGCCAAGACCGACCTGCACGCCGAAGACGTCGTCCGAATCGTCCGCGAGGAGTTCGGCAAGGGAATCGACTTCTGCCAGAAGATAACGTCCAAGAGCCACAAGCCGAGCGAGGCCCTGCAGCAATTCCGCAACGCCTACTACCCGCGAGTCGCCGTCACGGTCGACATGATCGCCACCGGCACCGACGTCAAGCCGCTCGAGTGCCTGGTCTTCATGCGGAACATCCGCTCGCTCTCGTACTTCGAGCAGATGAAGGGTCGCGGCTGCCGGATCATCGATCCCGACAAACTGCAAAGCGTCACCCCCGACGCCCACCACAAAACCCACTTCATTATCGTCGACGCCGTCGGGGTCTGCGAGGAGGAGAAGCAGGCCACCAAGCCGCTCGACCGCAAACCCTCGGTCCCGCTCGATAAGCTACTCAAGCTCGTCGCCACCGGGGCAGCCGACGCCGATCTGGTTTCAACCTTGGCCGCCCGCCTCGCTCGCCTCGCCCGTCAAGTTGACGAAGATCAGCAAGCCACCATCGAAAAAGCGGCCGGCGGCAAAGACCTCGCCACGCTTTCCGCTGAACTACTTCACAGCGTCGACCCCGACACCACCACCGAGCAGGCCATCGAGAAATTCAAGATCCCGCCGGGCCCGAATGGAGAAGACCCTGTACCGACCGAGAAACAGTTCGAGCAAGTCGAGCAGGACCGGATGCGCCAAGCGCTCAAGCCGTTCCACAATCCCAAACTGCGCGACGTGATCCTCCAAATCCGGCATCAATCTATCGAAGGCTTGTTATGTCACAGAAAAAAAGGCAGCCGAACTCGACCGGTATCGCGTTCGTGCGGGAGACTTGCTTTTCTCTCGCTCCGCTTCCGTCGGTCGCGTCGGATGTGTAGACGGATCGTTGGAAGGCAGCCTCATCAACTACCACATAATGCGATTGCGGCTTGAACCATCGGTAGTCAACCCGGAATTGTTTATGGCGTACGTACGGGGCTCTACGACCGTTCGAGATTACCTGAAGAAGGTGAACCACGGAGCGACGAGGGATGGCATCAACTCTGAGGCATTATTAGCCATGCCCGTAATGCTGCCGCCACCGACTGAACAACTTCAGATAGCGCATGCCGTTGACGAAAAGACCTCGCAGATCGAAGAAGCTGAGAAACAAATCGACGCCGCACTGCTTCGCTCGACCCGGCTTCGCCAAAGCATCCTGAAACAAGCCTTTGAGGGAAAACTCGTCGCCCAAGACTCTGCCGACGAACCGGCTTCCGTCCTGCTCGCTCGCAGCCAGCAGACTTCGCGAACAAACGCGACCGAAACCACTTCGCCCCGCGAATCGAAACGGCTCCCAAAAGAAGTGTTCTTGCGGCGTACGTCCGTCGTCTCGTACATCGTGCGACATCTGGCAACCCAGCCCTCGTTCGGCCGAACGCAGCTAGAAAAAACACTGCATCTAACCCAGTGCCATCTGGACGTCGAACTAGGCTTCTCCTTCCAGCGCTACGCTGCCGGCCCATTCGACAAAGATATCTACAAGTTCGAGCACGTCGCGAAGAAAAACGACTGGTTCTCGACCCAGGAACGACCGAAGTACGGCGTCACCTACCACCCGGGCACCAAGATCGATGACATGTGCAAGTACGTCCCCCGGCACCTCGGTCCCAAACAGGCCGACCTTGATCGGCTGCTCAACCACATTGCCGGGATGAATACTGACGAAGCCGAACTCTTCGCCACCGCATACGCCGCCTGGAACGACCTTCTAATCGACGGCCGCC
The DNA window shown above is from Planctomycetia bacterium and carries:
- a CDS encoding DEAD/DEAH box helicase family protein codes for the protein PDARSRRVFTFHRPEELLRLAKLDDQVRTLLRRMPPLEKGNLWKVQVESVEKLEKSLAENRPRSLIQMATGSGKTFTAVNFCYRLIKFAKARRILFLVDRNNLGQQTLNEFQQFVSPLNSYKFTEEYGVQQLKKNTIDPAAKVCITTIQRLYSMLKGEETFLEENEEGSLFETETSLVKESLPVVYNPKIPIETFDFIVVDECHRSIYNLWRQVLEYFDAPLIGLTATPTTQTIGFFNGNLVQDYSHDRAVVDGVNVGYDVFRIETQITKDGAKLAKEPGIFVPHRDRRTKSKKYKELDDDLTYTANQLDRDVVSESQIRLVIRTFRDKLPQIFPGRQEVPKTLIFAKTDLHAEDVVRIVREEFGKGIDFCQKITSKSHKPSEALQQFRNAYYPRVAVTVDMIATGTDVKPLECLVFMRNIRSLSYFEQMKGRGCRIIDPDKLQSVTPDAHHKTHFIIVDAVGVCEEEKQATKPLDRKPSVPLDKLLKLVATGAADADLVSTLAARLARLARQVDEDQQATIEKAAGGKDLATLSAELLHSVDPDTTTEQAIEKFKIPPGPNGEDPVPTEKQFEQVEQDRMRQALKPFHNPKLRDVILQIRHQSIEGLLCHRKKGSRTRPVSRSCGRLAFLSLRFRRSRRMCRRIVGRQPHQLPHNAIAA
- a CDS encoding restriction endonuclease subunit S, whose product is MLFSRSASVGRVGCVDGSLEGSLINYHIMRLRLEPSVVNPELFMAYVRGSTTVRDYLKKVNHGATRDGINSEALLAMPVMLPPPTEQLQIAHAVDEKTSQIEEAEKQIDAALLRSTRLRQSILKQAFEGKLVAQDSADEPASVLLARSQQTSRTNATETTSPRESKRLPKEVFLRRTSVVSYIVRHLATQPSFGRTQLEKTLHLTQCHLDVELGFSFQRYAAGPFDKDIYKFEHVAKKNDWFSTQERPKYGVTYHPGTKIDDMCKYVPRHLGPKQADLDRLLNHIAGMNTDEAELFATAYAAWNDLLIDGRPADDDAIAAEIYNWDPQKAKFTRRVIGGRLQWMRKHGYVPRGTGERTQPVAKPTKLKPRRRKNS